The nucleotide sequence ATTTGTCTTCTTGTCACAACccattttctcttttctttctcttccctttccTCCGAGATATTGCTTTACcgcacgaaaaaaaaatactccCGTGATGGCTTGTCTAACGGCAATCATGTTGCCAAACAACAGGCTGCATTTCCTTCAACCCTTTACAAGCAAGCGTCCGACTGCGCCAGACGCACACCGGGCGTGAGTTTCGCCATAAAAGAACAAGCCACCTACGCGACGACGGATTTCCCGGATCGCCCGCTCGACAATAATGGATTCATACAGTTCTTACCGTGACTCGGCCCGATCCCCTAGTGACAGGGCTTGGGGTGGTCGCGAAGAAACGCGCGTAAAAGACGAGCGCGACAGCTTCTACCGAAGCCGTTCACCTGGTGCGACAGCGGATTTCAGATTGTCATCATACAACGGAAGAAAAGAGTATCAGGCTAATGTCTCGAATTCGTTTACCAGGCCACGATCGCCCCCGGCGCTCAAACCGATCGAGGTCACCACCACCTGTCGATCGTTACGAACCTAGAACGAGGGGCAGAGACGACTATGGCGGTGCGCGCGAAAGGGACCGAGACGATCGAAGACGCGTGACTTCTCCTCCCGCAAACATTGACCGGTATGTGCCGGGCCAAAGTTCTGCGGAAAGCACCATGCCGCCCCTGGCCTCGAATCCCATTCCCGACCCGCTCAAACTCAACTATCAGGTTGGGTTCAGTTATTTTGGCGAATGGTGGAGGGCACAAGAAAAGATCAAGGACGAGAAAGAGCGACAACGTACGGGACGTCGACGTGAGTCTGAGAGACCGCGTGGACCAGAGGACCGGGAGAATGAGAAGGCCAAGATCCAAGCTGCTTATGACAAGTACAAGGAGGAGTTGCAGTCCAAGATGGCTCAAACCTTTGTGCGCCAACATAAAGACGAGCAATGGTTTCGTGAGCGCTACGTTCCTGAAGTCCGCGATCAATTCCGCCTGCAGCTCAATGAGTTCCGCCGAGGTGCCTATAGCCAGTGGGAGCAGGATATGGAATCTGGTACTTTCGATGAATTTGGTCTTGagggtgtttccaaaagcgACAACAATGGACAGGGAGGCGTGGCTGAGAAGGAAGAGGGCGAGGCGACAGCAAACGAATTTCTTGGAGTCGGTGACCTCGTGCCTGTCAGCGGCAGCGAGGTGCGCGATGAGGCTCTTCACCAGCCTACACTCCTGATCAAGACGATTGCTCCGAGTGTGAGTCGTCAAAACCTGGAGGCATTCTGCAAAGAACACCTCGGGGAGGATGAGGGTGGGTTCAAATGGTTGTCCCTGAGTGACCCCAATCCTAGCAAGAGGTACCATAGGATTGGCTGGATAATGCTTCATCCTGCTGCCGAGATTCCTCCGGCTATCGACCGCATGGATCCAAGTGAGGAGGATGGTGAGATGGCGCTCAAGTCACCAGTCCCTGTTTCGACGGCCGAGAAGGCGCTGGAGGCTATCAATGGGAAGACTGTCAAGGACGAATCACGAGGAGACTTTGTATGCCACGTCGGCGTGCATAACCCCCCACACAACCCTCGCCGGAAGGCTTTGTGGGATTTGTTCTCGGCACCAGAGCGCATTGAAAAAGACCTGGAGCTTGTCCGACGTCTCGTCAACAAATTTGAAGAAGATTTCGGCTCCGACTTCAACGCCATCCTCAAGATTGAGGAGAAGGTGGAGGAACTATTGAATGCGGGCCGCCTGCAGCCTGTTGCGCCATCATCACCCGTGAAAGTCAGGAAGAACCGCACGCTTGGCCTCGACGAGGCCATGGACGATGGCGAACATCCCGAGGACGGTGAGCatgaggatgacgacgagggcATGGTAGACGACCTTGATGATGAAGTTGACGACCAAAGCCTCTTGTGCAAGAAGAAGCAACTGGATCTTCTTATTGAGTATTTGCGCCGAGTGTTTAACTTCTGTTTTTTCTGTGTCTTCGAGAGCGACTCGGTACATGAGCTGATCAGGAAGTGTCCCGGTGGTCATCTCCGGCGCCCCCGGAGCACACTCTCGGCACAAGCCAAGGCCGTCGCACGGGCTAGCGCCGCTGGGGAGCCATTCCCCGTCAAGAAGCGGGTCGAGCAGACTGagggagaagaaggagagCTCCCAAGTGAAGgggaccgccgccgcccgcaatTGACCAAGTCCGAGCAGCAGTTGCAGCGGGCTTACAACTGGGTCAAGACTTTTGAAGACAAGATTATGCAAATACTAGAGCCAGAGTCCGTCGACATCCGCAAGGTCGGAGGAAAGCCTGTGGAAGAGGCTTTGGATGAAGAACTCATCAAGTATGTCAAGCAGGAGGAGCCGAACAAGTGGAGGTGCAAGGCGCCCGAATGCACAAAGCTGTTTAAGGAGGAACATTTCTGGAAGAAGCACGTTGAGAAGCGCCACACTGAATGGCTGGAGAAGCTGAAGGAAGAGGTAAACACTCATTTCATTACTGTCACTATGGTGACTAAAACTTTCGTACCAATGGTGCTAATATCGATCTCTCTAGGTCGAGCTCATCAACCGTTATGTGATTGATCCATCACACATAGCACCCTCACGAACGGATGCAAATTCCAACGGCCACTTCCCCCCTGTAAATGGACAAGCTCCATCTGGGACACCACGTGGTTTCAACCTTCAGAACTTCGCGATGAATAACATACTTGCTATGCCAggttttggcatgcaaggtGGATTTCCACCAAACCTCTTCACCGCTGCGATGCAGCAGCCTGTGGCGGGATGGACTCACCAAGGTGGACCAGATGATCGCTCAGGCTCTGGCCCGATCCGGCGAGGCGGTGCGATGGGAGGAAACCGCTTCAACAACGCTCGTTCCGGACCATATGATCGACGGCCGAATCCCCGATGGGGTCAAGATGGTATGCCCGGCGGCGCGATGGGTGGTGGGCGCGGCGGCAGAGGTTATGGCGGTGGTCGGTGGGGAGACGGTGCCGGCGGAGGAGCGGCTGTAGGTCCGCGGGAAGCTATCCAAGGAAGGACCATCAAGAGTTATGAAGACCTCGATAACGTatctggtggtggtggcggtgagCTGAATTATTAAAATTGGCAGGAGTGATACGCCTCTAAAGGGAGGGCATGGCGTGTCCGCTGATTTCTTCTTCACTTCATCTAAAGGGACGATGACCTCAGCTTTGTGTTATAACATTGCGGCTTTGAATCTTCTGGGGTTCTTTTAAGATCAGATACTGGGAGGTTGTGGGTCACTTTTCTTATTTGCAACATGCGATGCTTGAGCAGTCGCATAGAATGGTTTCTCTGTTTTCCTGTAGACTTAGTGTATCAAGTTCTTTCAACAAAAGCTAGCTGAATACATCGTTGTTGGCTTGATCAAATGCGATGGGCATTAGGTATGACTACTACTTATGATTCGTATAATTGGCTGAAAGAAACGTCGGGACAAAAGCACCTTGTCTTGTCAGGCCACTCGTACGGATACGATAGGATAGGGTTGTATTAGTTAGGTAGCTCTCAGCTCAACTTCAGCGCAGCGTACGTCACATCCACCTACCCTGTAGTACAGCTTGCTGCCTACCCTGCACTTGCGCAGACAATCCTGGACAGTGGGGCATGATCCACCAATGTTTTCTACCGCGACCGTGAAGTGACCAGGGGTGGTAGGAAAGTCGAGATCTCTTTGGCACTTTGATGGGCCGGCAGACACGACGCAAAGCCGAAACCAAAGACAACACACAAAACGAATTAACTTTTCACATTGCCGGGGATCCTTAAACGGAGGCAGCTGAGCAGAGGGGGAGTTATAGaccaggacgaggacgacaacGACAACAAGAGCAGGCAAAAACCCGCATCCCGGCCAGAACCATGGCAGCCAGCAGCGCCTCGTCGTACATCCGGCTGGCCAAGACGCTGCCACCGCGACTGCAGGTCTTCCTGTCTCGCTACCCTCCGGCCGCGATCCTCCCCACCGCGACCACCGAGACGCAAGCTCCGCCTGCGCAGACGACTTACCAGCAGGCGTCGCCCAACCCCTTCAAGCCGACAAAGCACCCGGTGACGGGCCTCTGGCAGAACCCCGTCTACTCGCTGCGGCGGCAGGCGGAGCTCGTCAAGCTGGCGCGAGACCACGGCGTCGAGGAGCTGCTCCCCACGGGGCCCAAGGGCACCGACGTCAGGCTGCGGAAGCGCGTCGAGCTCGGTCTCAGGGTCAAGGGTACTGGTGTCGGGCAGAAGGTTAAGGGTCACATCTTTGAGAGGAATCTCGTTGACAAGTACGTTCTGCACAACATGAATTTGCTGCATTTGccctcttgtttttttttcacatacTGACTTGttgtcttcttttcttttcaggatggagaagaggagaAAGGCCATGCGCGACATGCCCAAGCTCATTGCCGAATGGAAACGGGTAAGCAGAATCAGACTTGGACACAACGCCTCAGAACAGACCACTCACCACATCCAAAATCACAGACCGGACGGAGGAACTGGACCAAGTTCCCAAAATAAACGATTCGTTGGAGATGAAtgggcgacggcggccatGTCCGGTGTACATATCTTGTATCAACATGTTTGCATGGGTTTGTCAAGACTTGTGTGTCCATATCAAATCATATCACGTAGTGTTGTAAAACTGCACGCAAATGTACTTCATCCCCAGCGCCGGCTCTTATGGACAAGGGAGGCCGCTTGTGCTGGGTTGTAATACCACAAAACATCACATCTAACGACTGCCGAAATGTTCCTTCGATTGCATGCATGGTGAGGGTCAAATGTTGTCTTGTACAGGTAACACGGAAGAGGGCAAATTTCATGCCATAAGCCCGTAAGAGATGAACGTGCAGACTGAGGCGCTGCGATTTTAGTCCCACCATGTTTGCTcttacgtacctaccttatgTATTTGATCATAACCATGGTGAAGGAATTTCGTACCAGACTTGTGGCAGCAGCACTATGTAATTCCATCGACTGCTACAATAGGAGGTAACTGGCGTGGTCAGTACAAGTATGAGTGAACGTTAGGCAATCGCCTCGCCCCACGAcagtgggaaaaaaaaatatcaaGTGCTACTAATGTTATCAAATACAAGAAAATCCATAGCCCCTCCTCCACCAGCTTCTCAGAACCAGCACCATCGACCATGAATCACAAGACAAGAAAATGGATTTCTCCGGGGTAACACATTACGAGGTGCTCGGAATATCGAGGGAGATTCTCGACGAGGCAAAGGACACCCAGCGTCCACAAATCGTCAAGCGCGCCTACCACCGCGCTCTCCTTAGGCACCACCCGGACAAGGCAGTAGCAGCCGCCACCGTCGCGACCGCCACACCGTCCAAAAGCTCAACGGCGGCAGGCGCGGCACCGACGGGGCAGGCAGCATCGACAATAATCACAATCGACCAGATATCCACCGCGTCGGCCGTGCTCTCGGACCGGGCACGCAGGAGGGAGTACGACGCCGCGCTGAGGCTCtcgcgcgccgccgccggcaccaGCGGTCACGGTGACGCAACGGGCCGGCAGCAACCGTCCGACTTCCAGACTGGGATCGAGATCGTGGACCTGGACGACCTGGACGCGGACGAAGAGCGTGGGCTGTGGTCACGTGGGTGCCGCTGTGGGAACGAGAGGGGCTTTAAGCTGAGCGAAGACGACCTGGAGGCGGTTGCTGACGAGGGCGAGCTCATAGTGGGATGCCAGGATTGTAGCTTGTGGCTCAAGGTGCATTTCTCTGTCCTGGACGAAGattgaaaagagaaaaaaaaaagacacaaaCCCATGATGGTTCTTGTCCCAGAATGATGTCACGATCTAATctgcctacctgccttgAATTGGGCACCTAACTTATCTTGGCTTACTGATTTGACGTGAATTGCGATCAAGGTTTCCACCTGTCTGTGCGACCGAGATTGATGCAAAGAGAAGTGAGGCTAAGCAAGCTTACTTGGTTGGGTAGGTATGTTACCTTGCCTAAGCTTCCTTGTATGCTGCCTATATATTTCTCTTTTATACAAtggaaggtacctaggtaggtaggcaaggtgGTATCCTCCTCTCCATGCGTGCCCCTTGAACAGCCCCACGATTCGGGTCTGTCTTAGAGAGTTCCGGCATCTTAAACCGCCATAGTATGGGAATcaaattttggtttttttatttgtccAGGCGATTTTTTCCGCAGAGTCAAGAGTCTAAAATGAGACAAAACATGCAATTCTGAACGTGGCCTCCAAAATGCAGTCTTTCATCCGTTGCTCGGCCAGGGGAAGCGCCATATTCTTGTGTTGTGTGGGGTGTGTATTCGCATAGAGGAAAATGAAACAGAGAGGGGGGAAATCAAGATGGGAAAGAGATGCTGGGTTTTGCGATAAAAAGGGTAAATAAATCTTGCAGACCACACTCCTAGACACCATTTTTCACCACCGGGAGTTTCTACCAAGTAATGACAATCCACCATCGATACCAAGGAAATCCTTTATCGGCTTTACTCAGCAGGCTTCGGCGCCtcctcggcggcagcagcagcctcggCGGGCTTCTCCTCTGTGGCAGCCGCTGCAGCAGGAGCCTCAGCGTGTCCCGTTGAAGCTGTCGGCTCAGCCTCCGACGAAGTCCAGAGAGTCTAATATTCATTTCCTCCGTCAGTATCGCCACAAAACTGCCAAGACCCAAATCATTTTCTGTACGCCAAGGGATTTACTCACAAGGTTGTCACGCAACAGCTGCATGATCAGAGTTGAGTCCTTGTAGCTCTCCTCGCTCAGGGTGTCCAGCTCTGTTAAAATAAGCATTCCGTTAGCTGTACCCCATGAACGGCAGACATGGTTCCCATGAATCAATGCGCAACTCACCAGCAATAGCATCGTCAAAGGCCTGCTTGGCCAGATGGCAGGCCTGGTCGGGAGCGTTGAGGATCTCGTAGTAGAAGACGGAGAAGTTCAGAGCAAGACCAAGGCGAATGGGATGCGTGGGAGGCAGCTCGGTCTGGGCAACCTCGGTAGCAGCCTTGTAAGCCTCGAGGGACTTGTCTGCCGAGTCCTTGC is from Pyricularia oryzae 70-15 chromosome 2, whole genome shotgun sequence and encodes:
- a CDS encoding arsenite resistance protein Ars2, with the protein product MDSYSSYRDSARSPSDRAWGGREETRVKDERDSFYRSRSPGHDRPRRSNRSRSPPPVDRYEPRTRGRDDYGGARERDRDDRRRVTSPPANIDRYVPGQSSAESTMPPLASNPIPDPLKLNYQVGFSYFGEWWRAQEKIKDEKERQRTGRRRESERPRGPEDRENEKAKIQAAYDKYKEELQSKMAQTFVRQHKDEQWFRERYVPEVRDQFRLQLNEFRRGAYSQWEQDMESGTFDEFGLEGVSKSDNNGQGGVAEKEEGEATANEFLGVGDLVPVSGSEVRDEALHQPTLLIKTIAPSVSRQNLEAFCKEHLGEDEGGFKWLSLSDPNPSKRYHRIGWIMLHPAAEIPPAIDRMDPSEEDGEMALKSPVPVSTAEKALEAINGKTVKDESRGDFVCHVGVHNPPHNPRRKALWDLFSAPERIEKDLELVRRLVNKFEEDFGSDFNAILKIEEKVEELLNAGRLQPVAPSSPVKVRKNRTLGLDEAMDDGEHPEDGEHEDDDEGMVDDLDDEVDDQSLLCKKKQLDLLIEYLRRVFNFCFFCVFESDSVHELIRKCPGGHLRRPRSTLSAQAKAVARASAAGEPFPVKKRVEQTEGEEGELPSEGDRRRPQLTKSEQQLQRAYNWVKTFEDKIMQILEPESVDIRKVGGKPVEEALDEELIKYVKQEEPNKWRCKAPECTKLFKEEHFWKKHVEKRHTEWLEKLKEEVELINRYVIDPSHIAPSRTDANSNGHFPPVNGQAPSGTPRGFNLQNFAMNNILAMPGFGMQGGFPPNLFTAAMQQPVAGWTHQGGPDDRSGSGPIRRGGAMGGNRFNNARSGPYDRRPNPRWGQDGMPGGAMGGGRGGRGYGGGRWGDGAGGGAAVGPREAIQGRTIKSYEDLDNVSGGGGGELNY
- a CDS encoding diphthamide biosynthesis protein 4, translating into MAASSASSYIRLAKTLPPRLQVFLSRYPPAAILPTATTETQAPPAQTTYQQASPNPFKPTKHPVTGLWQNPVYSLRRQAELVKLARDHGVEELLPTGPKGTDVRLRKRVELGLRVKGTGVGQKVKGHIFERNLVDKMEKRRKAMRDMPKLIAEWKRTGRRNWTKFPK
- a CDS encoding diphthamide biosynthesis protein 4, encoding MDFSGVTHYEVLGISREILDEAKDTQRPQIVKRAYHRALLRHHPDKAVAAATVATATPSKSSTAAGAAPTGQAASTIITIDQISTASAVLSDRARRREYDAALRLSRAAAGTSGHGDATGRQQPSDFQTGIEIVDLDDLDADEERGLWSRGCRCGNERGFKLSEDDLEAVADEGELIVGCQDCSLWLKVHFSVLDED